The Vicia villosa cultivar HV-30 ecotype Madison, WI linkage group LG1, Vvil1.0, whole genome shotgun sequence genome includes a region encoding these proteins:
- the LOC131656830 gene encoding uncharacterized protein LOC131656830: MVSGGLDTTAFPRHYCWEEVPTYTEIMPHASRFIPRRGNQHPDPYRRSHDRMAAEDIKYDCYAAHRETVMFDEIALYSGWLAASSTIVVRYLMERVMRQFRFEQTIPHDPTASAHISMTCMQLEEVFADWKQHVVLEEAQATPSEHD, from the exons ATGGTTTCAGGAG GCTTGGATACTACAGCATTTCCCAGACATTATTGCTGGGAAGAGGTGCCCACCTACACAGAGATCATGCCGCATGCCAGTCGTTTCATCCCCCGTAGAGGGAACCAGCATCCGGATCCATACAGACGCAGTCATGACCGCATGGCCGCCGAGGACATCAAGTATGACTGTTATGCTGCGCATCGGGAGACCGTTATGTTTGACGAGATAGCTCTGTACTCCGGATGGTTGGCTGCCAGCTCGACCATTGTTGTACGCTATCTTATGGAGCGCGTCATGCGACAGTTTAGATTTGAGCAGACGATACCTCACGATCCTACTGCCTCAGCTCATATCTCTATGACCTGCATGCAGTTAGAGGAGGTCTTCGCAGATTGGAAGCAGCACGTGGTCCTTGAAGAGGCACAAGCGACGCCATCAGAGCACGACTAA